A window of Natrinema versiforme contains these coding sequences:
- a CDS encoding PAS domain S-box protein codes for MSTRAGASDGAFWGDADDDIALQRYRTLVNTIDDAIYQLDVDGRFVAVNDVIVEETGYPREELLGEHVSILLDDADTDRIEREIASQIDARNDDIATFELAIRTADGDVIPCELRVNLLIEDGEFQGTIGVARDRSAEQRQQETLASAVASYESITSVIDTADIGVFVLDEAEEIAWVDETVEQYFALDREALIGRNGRDFIEDTLEHRIADPDSFAETVVSTYDEERYIDRLECRVAADGDRDERWLSYQSKPIESGEFAGGRVEFYYEITDQKQSEEDLQENKAEFQSLVDAVEEYAIFRLDTDGCVISWNKGARKLKGYDYEEIVGEHFSTFYTEGDRAANVPERNLEAATENGSVEDEGWRVRDDGTRFWANVTITAIRDDDGQLQGYLKVTRDMTDRRKREQELETELQRILGRISDAFYAVDDEFRFTHVNDRAAELLQHSEEELLGERLWNVFPDLYEIDEVWDAFHTALETQEPTSYELYYDTLDFRVEANLYPSETGISVYFRDVTERRERERELERTERRFEAIFEDPNILVGLLEPDGTVLDINGTAMEYVDADLADVTGEPFWETPWWGAGDGVQSAVKEWTERAAAGEYVEFETDLTRPDGDQYTLNGVFRPVTNDEGDVVSIFVSDRDITARKRRERELEESEQRYRTLAEHFPNGVVTLFDHDLEYTLVAGQGFDKIPVDPSEAEGERFDDIWPEETSDALEPALRAALEGEERTIELEYAGREWVIYTVPITDNRGDVFAGVTMAHDITERKEYQRKLEETISRLEESNKRLEQFAYAASHDLQEPLRMVSSYLQLIESRYADALDEDGEEFLEFAVEGAERMRNMIEGLLTYSRIETQGEPLEPTDLDSVLESVLMDLQFQIEESDAEIETTELPRVEGDADQLRQVFQNLLSNAIEYSGDEPPRISVDADRKGGEWVISVRDEGIGIDPEESDRVFEVFQRLHSREEYSGTGIGLALCQRIIERHGGEIWVESEPGEGSTFSFTLPAAAEAVQ; via the coding sequence ATGAGCACTCGAGCGGGCGCGAGCGATGGGGCATTCTGGGGAGATGCCGACGACGACATCGCGCTCCAACGCTATCGGACCCTCGTTAACACGATCGACGACGCGATCTATCAGCTCGATGTCGACGGTCGGTTCGTCGCGGTCAACGATGTCATCGTCGAGGAGACCGGCTATCCGCGCGAGGAACTCCTCGGCGAGCACGTCTCGATTCTGCTCGACGACGCCGACACCGATCGAATCGAACGCGAAATTGCGAGCCAGATCGACGCGCGAAACGACGATATCGCCACCTTCGAACTGGCTATCCGAACCGCCGACGGGGACGTGATCCCCTGCGAACTGCGCGTCAACCTGCTGATCGAGGACGGCGAGTTTCAGGGCACTATCGGCGTCGCTCGCGATCGGTCCGCGGAACAGCGCCAACAGGAGACGCTCGCATCGGCGGTGGCATCGTACGAATCGATAACGAGCGTCATCGACACGGCCGATATCGGCGTCTTCGTCCTCGACGAAGCCGAAGAGATCGCGTGGGTTGACGAGACCGTCGAACAGTACTTCGCCCTCGATCGGGAGGCGCTCATCGGGCGGAACGGTCGCGATTTCATCGAGGACACGCTCGAACACAGGATCGCCGACCCCGATTCGTTCGCTGAGACCGTCGTCTCGACGTACGACGAGGAGCGCTACATCGACCGCCTCGAGTGTCGGGTCGCTGCCGACGGCGACCGCGATGAGCGCTGGCTCTCCTACCAGAGCAAACCGATCGAATCCGGCGAGTTCGCCGGCGGACGGGTCGAGTTCTACTACGAGATCACCGACCAGAAGCAGTCCGAAGAGGACTTACAGGAGAACAAAGCCGAGTTCCAGTCGCTGGTCGACGCCGTCGAGGAGTACGCGATCTTCCGGCTGGACACGGACGGTTGCGTCATCAGCTGGAACAAGGGCGCACGGAAGCTCAAGGGCTACGACTACGAAGAGATCGTCGGCGAGCACTTCTCGACGTTCTACACCGAGGGTGATCGAGCGGCGAACGTCCCCGAGCGGAATCTCGAGGCCGCGACCGAGAACGGGTCCGTCGAGGACGAAGGGTGGCGGGTCCGCGATGACGGCACGCGGTTCTGGGCGAACGTGACGATCACGGCGATCCGGGACGACGACGGACAGCTTCAGGGCTACCTGAAGGTGACGCGGGACATGACGGATCGCCGGAAGCGCGAGCAGGAACTCGAGACCGAACTCCAGCGCATCCTCGGGCGGATCTCCGACGCCTTCTACGCGGTCGACGACGAGTTCCGCTTTACGCACGTCAACGACCGCGCCGCGGAACTCCTCCAGCACTCCGAGGAGGAACTCCTCGGCGAGCGGCTCTGGAACGTGTTCCCCGACCTCTACGAGATCGACGAGGTCTGGGACGCCTTCCACACGGCCTTAGAAACGCAGGAGCCAACCAGCTACGAACTCTACTACGACACGCTCGATTTCCGGGTCGAGGCGAACCTCTACCCCTCCGAGACCGGTATCTCGGTGTACTTCCGCGACGTCACCGAACGCCGGGAGCGCGAGCGGGAACTCGAGCGAACCGAACGCCGGTTCGAGGCGATCTTCGAGGACCCGAACATCCTCGTCGGCCTGCTCGAGCCCGACGGGACGGTCTTAGACATCAACGGAACCGCGATGGAGTACGTCGACGCCGACCTCGCGGACGTGACCGGCGAGCCGTTCTGGGAGACGCCGTGGTGGGGTGCGGGCGATGGGGTTCAGTCGGCCGTCAAGGAGTGGACCGAGCGCGCGGCCGCGGGCGAGTACGTCGAGTTCGAGACCGACCTCACCCGGCCGGACGGCGACCAGTACACGCTCAACGGCGTCTTCAGGCCGGTCACGAACGACGAGGGAGACGTCGTGTCGATCTTCGTCTCGGACCGCGACATCACGGCGCGAAAGCGGCGCGAACGCGAACTCGAGGAGTCCGAACAGCGTTACCGCACCCTCGCCGAACACTTCCCGAACGGGGTCGTCACCCTGTTCGACCACGACCTCGAGTACACGCTGGTCGCGGGGCAGGGCTTCGACAAGATCCCGGTGGACCCGTCGGAAGCCGAGGGCGAACGCTTCGACGACATCTGGCCGGAGGAGACGAGCGACGCGCTCGAACCGGCGCTCCGGGCGGCCCTCGAGGGCGAGGAGCGAACGATCGAACTCGAGTACGCCGGCCGGGAGTGGGTGATCTATACGGTCCCGATCACCGACAACCGAGGGGACGTCTTCGCCGGGGTGACGATGGCCCACGACATCACCGAACGCAAGGAGTACCAGCGCAAACTCGAGGAGACGATTTCGCGGCTCGAGGAGTCCAACAAGCGGTTAGAGCAGTTCGCCTACGCGGCCTCCCACGACCTGCAGGAACCGCTGCGGATGGTCTCGAGTTACCTCCAACTCATCGAGAGTCGGTACGCCGACGCGCTCGACGAGGACGGCGAGGAGTTCCTCGAGTTCGCCGTCGAGGGCGCAGAGCGGATGCGGAACATGATCGAGGGGCTGCTGACGTACTCCCGGATCGAGACGCAGGGCGAACCGCTCGAACCGACCGACCTCGATTCGGTCCTCGAGAGCGTGCTGATGGATCTGCAGTTCCAGATCGAGGAGAGCGACGCCGAGATCGAGACGACGGAGCTCCCCCGCGTCGAGGGCGACGCGGACCAGTTGCGGCAGGTGTTCCAGAACCTGCTGTCGAACGCGATCGAGTACAGCGGCGACGAACCGCCGCGGATTTCCGTCGACGCCGACCGGAAGGGAGGGGAGTGGGTGATCTCGGTCCGCGACGAGGGGATCGGGATCGATCCCGAGGAGTCCGACCGCGTCTTCGAGGTCTTTCAGCGCCTCCACAGCCGCGAGGAGTATTCCGGCACCGGAATCGGCCTCGCGCTCTGTCAGCGGATCATCGAACGCCACGGCGGCGAGATCTGGGTCGAGTCCGAACCCGGCGAGGGATCGACGTTCTCGTTCACGCTCCCCGCGGCGGCGGAAGCCGTACAGTGA
- a CDS encoding ABC transporter substrate-binding protein → MTTGPLTAAESDGIDRRTLLKTVGGSALAVALAGCTELLEDGEDSLADADVPDEPIESGLQTFTEGAPSVLGVQAQYGAETAVRRINENDGIAGREMNLDVVEEGGAYLTNYQQFVDEGKDVTFGPISSSGHAEMVPEIEAQEVINVSTDGTVTTLYEEDFPDVTYSFRFQNHDVMEALAAVMQAVEVLGSDSIDTYAGINPNYAFGQDEMDLFSRGIEALTGAEEVYSGFPDLGTGDMSTHITEVNGEAPDIVFSSCWGGDATLLLEQGHANGMFDAVDLLVGPVLYGSANDLSEDLVDGPIYSGSRNFYWGEPSTDRWSPAADLVSEVEDEYGVVPTAHFMSGYGAVTAWATAAEKAVRLLGRWPEQEELATVLENHGFFTPAGYHTIGVDHQGYSNAHFGELTWSSDHDAAALADVNVFAAKNVSPPPGETSADWIGSW, encoded by the coding sequence ATGACAACTGGACCACTCACGGCGGCGGAATCCGACGGCATCGATCGACGAACGCTACTGAAAACAGTCGGCGGTTCGGCGCTTGCGGTCGCACTGGCCGGCTGTACGGAACTGCTCGAGGACGGGGAGGACTCGCTCGCGGACGCGGACGTTCCGGACGAACCGATCGAGTCGGGGCTCCAGACGTTCACCGAGGGCGCGCCGTCGGTACTCGGCGTACAGGCCCAGTACGGTGCCGAAACGGCGGTCCGGCGAATCAACGAGAACGACGGGATCGCCGGCCGGGAGATGAACCTCGACGTCGTCGAGGAGGGCGGCGCGTACCTCACCAACTACCAGCAGTTCGTCGACGAGGGCAAAGACGTCACGTTCGGCCCGATCTCGAGCAGCGGACACGCGGAGATGGTCCCCGAGATAGAGGCACAGGAGGTCATCAACGTCTCCACGGACGGGACGGTGACGACGCTCTACGAGGAGGACTTCCCGGACGTGACCTACTCGTTCCGGTTTCAGAACCACGACGTGATGGAGGCGCTCGCGGCCGTCATGCAAGCGGTCGAAGTCCTCGGTTCGGACTCGATCGACACGTACGCCGGAATCAACCCCAACTACGCGTTCGGTCAGGACGAGATGGACCTGTTCTCGCGGGGGATCGAAGCGCTCACCGGCGCGGAAGAAGTGTACAGCGGCTTCCCGGATCTGGGTACCGGCGACATGTCCACCCACATCACCGAGGTCAACGGGGAGGCCCCCGACATCGTCTTCTCGAGTTGCTGGGGCGGCGACGCGACGCTGTTGCTCGAGCAGGGCCACGCCAACGGCATGTTCGACGCCGTCGACCTGCTGGTCGGGCCGGTTCTCTACGGCTCGGCGAACGACCTGAGCGAGGACCTCGTCGACGGACCGATTTATTCCGGATCGCGCAACTTCTACTGGGGGGAGCCGTCGACCGACCGGTGGAGCCCGGCCGCGGACCTCGTCTCCGAGGTAGAAGACGAGTACGGCGTCGTTCCGACGGCCCACTTCATGAGCGGCTACGGCGCGGTGACGGCGTGGGCCACGGCCGCGGAGAAGGCCGTCCGTCTCCTCGGCCGCTGGCCGGAACAGGAGGAACTCGCGACGGTCCTCGAGAATCACGGCTTCTTCACGCCGGCGGGCTACCACACCATCGGCGTGGACCATCAGGGGTACTCCAACGCGCACTTCGGCGAACTGACGTGGTCGTCCGACCACGACGCCGCGGCGCTCGCGGACGTGAACGTCTTCGCCGCGAAGAACGTGTCGCCGCCGCCGGGCGAGACCTCCGCCGACTGGATCGGGAGCTGGTGA
- a CDS encoding branched-chain amino acid ABC transporter permease, with amino-acid sequence MLEHVLNGFYYGSILFMIASGMTIIFGVLGILNLAHGELYALGAFCAFSIVGFLAGQVAAPTGPATAIVFGLVVLAGSLAAAAVLLPVGGALEATFIRPIYDRDEVYQLLLTYGLLLVLTDVMKFVWGPSPVDVGVFSAVNEIPTTELVGFGYPSYNVLVILIGVAVFAWLAWFFDRTKTGRIVRATAINREMSTAIGVSTDRMFTLVFAIGAFFAGFGGAMVSIGPSSASLGMGLSWLVLSFVVIVIGGLGSLKGAFVGALLVGVSSRVVTPYYPQLELAVPFLLMVLVLLVRPEGLYGTWGEIQ; translated from the coding sequence ATGCTCGAACACGTACTCAACGGGTTCTATTACGGCTCGATCCTGTTCATGATCGCGTCGGGGATGACGATCATCTTCGGCGTGCTCGGGATCCTCAACCTCGCGCACGGGGAACTGTACGCGCTGGGGGCGTTCTGTGCCTTCAGCATCGTCGGCTTCCTCGCCGGGCAGGTCGCCGCCCCGACCGGACCCGCGACGGCGATCGTCTTCGGACTGGTCGTCCTCGCCGGGTCGCTCGCGGCCGCGGCCGTGTTACTGCCGGTCGGCGGCGCGCTCGAGGCGACGTTCATCAGGCCGATCTACGACCGGGACGAGGTCTACCAGCTCCTGTTAACCTACGGGCTACTGCTGGTCCTCACCGACGTGATGAAGTTCGTCTGGGGCCCCTCGCCGGTCGACGTGGGCGTCTTCAGCGCCGTCAACGAGATCCCGACGACGGAGTTGGTCGGGTTCGGCTACCCGTCGTACAACGTCCTCGTCATCCTGATCGGCGTCGCGGTGTTCGCCTGGCTCGCCTGGTTCTTCGATCGGACGAAGACCGGCCGCATCGTGCGGGCGACCGCGATCAATCGGGAGATGTCGACGGCGATCGGCGTCAGCACGGACCGCATGTTCACGCTCGTGTTCGCCATCGGCGCGTTCTTCGCCGGCTTCGGCGGCGCGATGGTCAGTATCGGCCCGAGCAGCGCCTCCCTCGGGATGGGGCTCAGCTGGCTGGTGCTCTCGTTCGTCGTGATCGTCATCGGCGGGCTCGGGAGTCTGAAAGGCGCGTTCGTCGGTGCGCTCTTGGTCGGCGTCTCGAGCCGCGTCGTGACGCCGTACTACCCGCAACTCGAGCTGGCCGTGCCGTTCCTCCTGATGGTACTCGTCTTGCTCGTCAGGCCCGAGGGCCTCTACGGAACGTGGGGTGAGATCCAATGA
- a CDS encoding branched-chain amino acid ABC transporter permease, which yields MSRFLVERDDETRVRLSEGMELTKGQSVLAVLGLAVLFAVPDITRLTSLSFQAVHRGILFGLAAVGLNLLLRHTELVSFGHAAFFGVGAYGAAVLASHFDVSSGLLLLFGGVLASTVTAVLIGYFVAGYLDIYFALLTLAFNQVLYAFVLQSGYFNYSDGLSVRPDGLNPPTLFGLQWSSAGYDLILYYFTVVVLVVSLLAMWKLVNSPFGRALDAIGQDRTRARFVGIPVEKYVWIAFAISGVYGGLAGGLFALLQLHVSPDPTLYAFVSGEILFMAILGGFGTLVGPVVGGVVLVYLLIQAPFYVEYYNALTGLVLIAVVLFLPEGILGSIPKIGTGLARRRRDPGLLREDLTTLGSSLRRGANRAVTTVRIIVFGVN from the coding sequence ATGAGTCGCTTCCTCGTCGAACGGGACGACGAGACCCGCGTGCGACTCTCGGAGGGCATGGAACTGACGAAAGGGCAGTCAGTCCTCGCGGTCCTCGGCCTCGCGGTCCTCTTTGCGGTCCCCGATATCACGCGACTGACCAGCCTCTCGTTTCAGGCGGTCCACCGCGGGATCCTCTTCGGTCTCGCGGCGGTCGGCCTGAACCTGCTGTTGCGCCACACCGAACTCGTCTCGTTCGGCCACGCGGCGTTCTTCGGCGTCGGGGCCTACGGCGCCGCCGTCTTGGCGTCGCACTTCGACGTCTCGAGCGGCCTCCTGTTGCTGTTCGGGGGCGTCCTCGCGTCGACGGTGACTGCGGTGCTGATCGGATACTTCGTCGCCGGCTACCTCGATATCTACTTCGCGCTGCTGACGCTCGCGTTCAACCAGGTCCTGTACGCGTTCGTCCTGCAGAGCGGCTACTTCAACTACAGCGACGGGCTCAGCGTCCGTCCCGACGGGCTGAATCCGCCGACGCTGTTCGGCCTCCAGTGGTCGTCAGCGGGGTACGACCTGATCCTGTACTACTTCACGGTCGTCGTCCTCGTCGTCTCGCTGCTGGCGATGTGGAAGCTCGTCAATTCGCCGTTCGGCCGGGCGCTCGACGCGATCGGACAGGACCGAACGCGGGCCAGATTCGTCGGGATCCCCGTCGAGAAGTACGTGTGGATCGCGTTCGCGATCTCGGGCGTCTACGGCGGACTCGCCGGCGGCCTGTTCGCGCTCCTGCAGTTACACGTGAGCCCGGATCCGACCCTCTACGCGTTCGTGTCCGGCGAGATCCTGTTCATGGCGATCCTCGGCGGGTTCGGCACGCTCGTCGGCCCGGTGGTCGGCGGCGTCGTCCTCGTCTATCTGCTGATCCAAGCGCCGTTCTACGTGGAGTACTACAACGCTCTGACCGGACTGGTGCTGATCGCGGTCGTCCTCTTCCTGCCGGAGGGAATCCTGGGATCGATCCCGAAGATCGGCACCGGGCTGGCGCGACGACGGCGTGATCCCGGCCTGCTCCGCGAGGACCTCACGACGCTCGGCTCGTCGCTCCGTCGCGGCGCGAATCGGGCCGTAACCACCGTTCGAATCATCGTTTTCGGAGTAAACTGA
- a CDS encoding ABC transporter ATP-binding protein, protein MLEARDLRKEFGELRATDDVSLEFGKTDGEMVFIVGPNGAGKTTLINLLTGLLEPDRGSVVVHGEENGASVEDDITEMPPEDRVKQGLVRSFQIVHVFEEMTVRENLRVAVLSRHGKTLSMRSVDDGHEEVESEIDGHLERFRLTDVQHEVAETLPHGDRKLLDVAMSFGLDPTYLLLDEPTAGVATREKEYVIETIVEAGEADDVTTVTIEHDMDLVKEYADRLVVLHEGRVFREGDPSLLETDSELRRVLLGVDE, encoded by the coding sequence ATGCTCGAAGCACGAGACCTACGCAAGGAGTTCGGAGAACTGCGCGCCACGGACGACGTCTCGCTGGAGTTCGGGAAGACCGACGGCGAGATGGTGTTCATCGTCGGCCCCAACGGGGCCGGCAAGACGACGCTGATCAACCTGTTGACCGGGCTCCTCGAGCCCGATCGAGGTTCGGTCGTCGTCCACGGCGAAGAGAACGGCGCTTCCGTCGAAGACGACATCACCGAGATGCCGCCCGAGGACCGGGTCAAACAGGGCCTCGTCAGGAGCTTCCAGATCGTCCACGTCTTCGAGGAGATGACCGTCCGCGAGAACCTCCGCGTCGCGGTCCTCTCGCGCCACGGCAAGACACTGAGCATGCGATCCGTCGACGACGGCCACGAGGAGGTCGAGTCCGAAATCGACGGGCACCTCGAGCGGTTCCGTCTGACCGACGTTCAGCACGAAGTGGCCGAGACGCTACCCCACGGGGACCGCAAACTGCTGGACGTGGCGATGTCGTTCGGGCTCGACCCGACCTACCTGCTGCTCGACGAGCCGACCGCCGGCGTCGCGACCCGCGAGAAGGAGTACGTCATCGAGACCATCGTCGAGGCCGGCGAGGCCGACGACGTCACCACGGTGACGATCGAACACGACATGGACCTCGTCAAGGAGTACGCCGACCGCCTCGTGGTCCTCCACGAGGGGCGGGTCTTCCGGGAGGGCGATCCCTCCCTGCTCGAGACCGACTCGGAACTCCGGCGGGTCCTGTTGGGGGTGGACGAATGA
- a CDS encoding ABC transporter ATP-binding protein has protein sequence MSTLGPGSGSDAGPGGSDPLLEVSNLTSTVEGFEVTHGIDLEVNEGEAVALVGRNGAGKTSTFRSIMGLTPVASGSIRLRGEELLDMRPELIPKRGIGYQPENRDLFTGMTVEENFRLPIWTAGTARGIEDEDAVVEDVFDLFAELEERRDAEVQNLSGGQGKMTAIGRALALRPDLLILDEPLEGLAPVVVENVKSHIREIIDRDISVLIAESNASHVPEIVDRMYVIERGEIVDSGDPEALSSDEEIQLLMQGGGE, from the coding sequence ATGAGCACGCTCGGCCCCGGTTCGGGTTCCGACGCCGGACCCGGTGGCTCCGACCCGCTGCTCGAGGTCTCGAACCTCACGTCGACCGTCGAGGGGTTCGAGGTCACTCACGGCATCGACCTCGAAGTCAACGAGGGCGAAGCCGTCGCGCTCGTCGGCCGCAACGGTGCCGGAAAAACGTCGACGTTCCGGTCGATCATGGGCCTGACGCCGGTCGCGAGCGGGTCGATCCGACTGCGCGGCGAGGAGCTACTCGACATGCGGCCCGAGCTGATTCCCAAGCGGGGGATCGGCTACCAGCCGGAGAACCGCGACCTCTTTACCGGGATGACTGTCGAGGAGAACTTCCGGCTCCCGATCTGGACCGCCGGGACGGCTCGCGGAATCGAGGACGAGGACGCCGTCGTCGAGGATGTCTTCGACCTCTTCGCGGAACTCGAGGAGCGGCGCGACGCCGAAGTGCAGAACCTCAGCGGCGGGCAGGGGAAGATGACCGCGATCGGCCGAGCGCTCGCGCTCCGGCCGGACCTGCTCATCCTCGACGAACCGCTCGAGGGGTTGGCGCCGGTCGTCGTCGAGAACGTCAAGTCCCACATCCGCGAGATCATCGATCGGGACATCTCGGTGTTGATCGCCGAGTCGAATGCGAGCCACGTCCCCGAGATCGTCGACCGGATGTACGTGATCGAACGCGGCGAGATCGTCGATAGCGGCGACCCCGAGGCCCTCTCTTCCGACGAGGAGATCCAGCTGTTGATGCAGGGCGGCGGCGAGTGA
- a CDS encoding helix-turn-helix domain-containing protein encodes MIDLDIDMRQYDCPFIDTTDDVDIAFSAVQWQLDTDAEQLETRLIAEGDSRETLEDGLRALRTHSNMTDCYLLSKRDTVAEIGTKIEVTNAMQTIQRNGGYITGPFQIENGRERWHIGFDADEDEDRTLAELERHNEFSVEDRDQFGPSRLFDLLENAESAMELLDGCRSLTETERETFAVAFRHGYYETPRGTTLDDLADHFDISKTAVSMNLRRSERKVLQSALGVLERMNDDQF; translated from the coding sequence ATGATCGACCTCGATATCGATATGCGGCAGTACGATTGTCCGTTCATCGACACGACGGACGACGTCGACATCGCGTTCTCGGCCGTTCAGTGGCAACTCGACACCGACGCTGAACAACTCGAGACGCGACTCATCGCCGAGGGGGACTCGAGGGAAACGCTCGAGGACGGGCTTCGAGCGCTCCGAACCCACTCGAACATGACGGACTGTTATCTCCTCTCCAAGCGCGACACCGTCGCCGAAATCGGCACGAAAATCGAGGTGACCAACGCCATGCAGACGATCCAACGGAACGGGGGCTACATCACCGGCCCGTTTCAGATCGAGAACGGCCGGGAACGGTGGCACATCGGTTTCGACGCCGACGAAGACGAGGATCGGACCCTCGCGGAACTCGAGCGTCACAACGAATTCAGCGTCGAGGACCGCGACCAGTTCGGCCCGTCGAGGCTGTTCGATCTCTTGGAGAACGCCGAGAGCGCGATGGAACTGCTCGACGGCTGTCGATCGCTGACCGAGACCGAACGCGAAACGTTCGCAGTCGCGTTCCGGCACGGTTACTACGAGACGCCCCGCGGGACGACGCTCGACGACCTCGCGGATCACTTCGATATCTCGAAGACGGCCGTCTCGATGAACTTGCGCCGGAGCGAGCGCAAAGTGCTCCAGTCGGCGCTGGGCGTGCTCGAGCGGATGAACGACGACCAGTTCTGA
- a CDS encoding SDR family oxidoreductase — protein MTQNQVTAPTVSAEEIYRFPDESFTERNVCLVTGGASGIGRATALAAAGNGLTVAATDIDEDGLAGTIDRGEDLDLEGTIESVPGDLTSDDDLERIVDEAAQLGDLKYLANVAGMQHIDPIDEFPMETYDLMHRIMLRAPLYLSKLCIPHFRRTDDGEGCVGNMASVHGHYVTSDKVAYNVSKFGLRGLTQSIAAEGEGKIRAFSLSTGYVKTPLVTAQLEDTAEQRGISVDEVIEDVMLGQSRVKEMMEPIDVANLFLLGFSDLGRHLDGGDLLFDGGMTLTYE, from the coding sequence ATGACTCAAAATCAGGTCACGGCGCCCACCGTCTCCGCTGAAGAGATATACCGATTTCCCGACGAATCGTTCACCGAACGCAACGTCTGTCTCGTGACGGGCGGGGCCTCGGGCATCGGCCGGGCGACCGCGCTGGCCGCCGCCGGCAACGGCCTCACCGTCGCGGCCACGGACATCGACGAGGACGGCCTCGCGGGAACGATCGACCGCGGCGAGGACCTCGACCTTGAGGGGACCATCGAGTCAGTGCCCGGCGACCTCACGAGCGACGACGACCTCGAGCGGATCGTCGACGAGGCCGCGCAACTGGGCGATCTCAAATACCTCGCGAACGTCGCGGGGATGCAACACATCGACCCCATCGACGAGTTTCCGATGGAGACCTACGACCTGATGCATCGGATCATGCTCCGGGCACCGCTGTACCTCTCGAAACTCTGTATTCCTCACTTCCGGAGGACCGACGACGGCGAGGGCTGCGTCGGCAACATGGCGTCGGTCCACGGTCACTACGTCACCAGCGACAAGGTCGCGTACAACGTCTCGAAGTTCGGCCTGCGCGGACTCACCCAATCGATCGCCGCCGAGGGCGAGGGGAAGATTCGGGCGTTCTCGCTCAGCACCGGGTACGTGAAGACGCCGCTGGTCACGGCCCAGTTAGAGGACACCGCCGAACAGCGCGGTATCTCGGTCGACGAGGTGATCGAGGACGTCATGCTCGGCCAGTCCCGCGTCAAAGAGATGATGGAACCGATCGATGTCGCGAACCTCTTCCTGCTCGGTTTCTCCGATCTGGGCCGCCACCTCGACGGCGGCGACCTGTTGTTTGATGGTGGCATGACCCTTACCTACGAGTAA